One Dysidea avara chromosome 7, odDysAvar1.4, whole genome shotgun sequence genomic region harbors:
- the LOC136261452 gene encoding uncharacterized protein, which translates to MFCYNIVIMEMFAFTFTLALFLIWENPVSARETTVNTDGNDTEDCLEGDYPCSSLGYVLNHLQSNDCVNITSNSVPLTTIVELHNLNAITIRGQGNTIVMCNNTGGVSCNICSNVVIEGITWDGCGDPTTQNSTGGLTFTTITNLSIANCVLKNSKLRALHLHMVAGIINITGTQVINNANYDTVFCTDNANELHCFTSNHGATGGLYVGEAYEAASVYFSNCTFEYNGQFGKVDLKYANDRISEITDGAAMKVVHSNISVSMKIIIHHTTFLSNRGYNGGAVNIKALNSPTVTLSNINFVNNSVIQHSLNSSALMIHLNSLSPTTIMSILHISFCNFINNSDGRNVIDLIIAGQPSYLAVTHCNFVDNKRYEVGLVEMNLQSQSTVDLMSSDFINNTGGALVYLRLLHADINISLHKIQAVSNYGTSPLRRGGLISVRVFENHCIVNITKLQFIENNFDRDGGGLDVNGVYHGSFKFYVEDSQFRNNTGGSTGTVIYTSLTSDHAFLFTIYNSSIVGNSGGSSIVRIIKRSLGDDAGLGLLLVGRSTNFSHNSGGALTVTRVLVVGDGNTTFDSNTDNNGAALYLGDAFILPNFVPFQFYFVHNFAFRRGGAMYIVFPTNLNVKCNWLMYLDRNEVCKADVQTAVDCPKIDGNLLCDKITPEAVEGQQSCSFIFNLNSAAASGNAIFYDVPTLPAIQNSSDPNSIFYLPESTFCFMSHQTTDLSTQPFKVRLKEPAKCVDMDCVTYYITDIMLGEEIEIPAQVVGYNNESAESTVFVVTCEENCTTSNGSTNYMITGTNPVLISDKFVGIKITGIQNGPPLKLHLFSVSLGFDLVVELIPCRSGYTYHDTKMQCECYTTDGIVSCTPEPTIKRDYWFGMVENATTVSRCPYTYCNFRRREVSPGRFVLPSVQDDQCDSHRTGPACGSCDDGYTIPFDSVECINVDDCHPGYTVLVIIGVMVYWVIAIVAFFTLMWCFQHIQFKLGYLFGIVYYYSVVDVLLGPIVSHSNGLQSVITVFGGTVFKLYPGFLYKVCLVQGMDTIDQYAIHFIHPLAMLGFILVLSKTARYSKRFTFIMGKVAAPIVCLVLTLAYMPITNTSLHMLRFIQFTDVDETYAYLSPVMKYFTGRHLVYFFIAIVFELVIGIGLPLLLLVEPLINHKIAFTRLQPLLDQFQGCYKDNLRLLGAVYLICRHVILIISIVHFTNPYVEKYLLMIVCIIVALVHYLLQPYKSNHLYEFDGIILYTLLLVVPLQMVAFNGFTTDSITGLAYGLYFFPLVVSFIFLCHYIYMVKQHTTEPDNTQQASRQASAESSRKISTVTQVSYVSTNYSDDVFERSDSTRRRTSKTDYDEPDIRSIEMDHLRNTL; encoded by the exons ATGTTTTGTTACAACATTGTTATAATG GAAATGTTTGCGTTTACTTTCACACTAGCACTTTTTCTGATCTGGGAAAATCCTGTGAGTGCTAGAGAAACCACTGTTAACACTGATGGAAATGATACTGAAGATTGTTTGGAAGGAGATTATCCTTGTTCTTCACTTGGTTATGTACTaaaccatttacagagtaatgATTGTGTTAACATAACATCCAACTCAGTCCCATTAACTACAATAGTAGAGTTACACAACCTTAATGCTATTACAATAAGAGGACAGGGTAACACCATTGTAATGTGTAACAATACTGGTGGAGTATCCTGTAATATCtgtagtaatgttgttattgaagGGATCACATGGGATGGGTGTGGTGATCCTACTACTCAAAATTCTACAGGTGGTTTAACTTTCACAACCATAACCAATTTATCTATAGCCAATTGTGTTCTGAAGAATTCCAAACTCCGTGCACTGCATCTACACATGGTAGCTGGTATCATTAATATTACTGGCACACAGGTGATAAACAATGCTAATTATGATACTGTATTTTGCACTGATAATGCAAATGAACTACATTGCTTTACTAGTAATCATGGAGCAACTGGTGGATTGTATGTCGGAGAAGCATATGAAGCAGCTAGTGTATACTTTTCTAACTGTACTTTTGAATACAATGGTCAGTTTGGAAAAGTTGACTTGAAATATGCTAATGATCGGATTAGTGAAATAACTGATGGTGCTGCCATGAAAGTGGTACATTCTAACATTTCAGTGTCtatgaaaataattattcatCATACAACCTTTTTATCTAATCGTGGTTACAACGGGGGTGCAGTGAACATTAAAGCATTAAACTCACCAACTGTTACATTAAGCAACATAAATTTTGTTAACAACAGTGTAATACAGCATTCTCTCAACTCCTCTGCATTAATGATACATTTAAATTCATTATCACCTACCACCATAATGTCTATATTACACATTTCATTTTGCAATTTTATAAATAACAGTGATGGAAGAAATGTGATTGACCTTATCATAGCAGGACAACCTTCTTATCTAGCTGTGACTCACTGTAACTTTGTTGATAACAAAAGGTATGAGGTTGGACTTGTTGAAATGAACTTGCAGTCTCAGAGCACTGTAGATCTTATGTCTTCAGATTTCATAAACAACACAGGGGGTGCTTTAGTTTACTTGCGGCTTCTCCATGCTGATATTAATATTTCATTGCATAAAATTCAAGCTGTTAGTAATTATGGAACGTCTCCATTAAGAAGAGGTGGCCTAATATCAGTTCGTGTGTTTGAAAACCATTGCATAGTAAACATTACCAAATTGCAATTTATTGAAAACAATTTTGATCGTGATGGAGGTGGACTTGATGTTAATGGTGTATACCATGGAAGCTTCAAATTTTACGTGGAAGACTCACAATTTAGAAATAACACTGGTGGCAGCACTGGCACGGTCATATATACTTCATTAACATCTGATCATGCGTTCTTGTTTACTATTTACAACAGCAGCATTGTAGGAAATTCAGGTGGTTCTTCAATTGTCCGAATCATTAAACGATCTCTTGGTGACGATGCTGGACTTGGATTATTGTTGGTGGGTCGGTCTACAAATTTTTCACATAACTCTGGTGGTGCATTGACTGTCACAAGGGTGTTGGTAGTTGGTGATGGTAATACCACATTTGATTCAAACACAGATAATAACGGTGCTGCTCTATATTTAGGTGATGCATTTATTCTACCAAACTTCGTTCCATTTCAATTTTACTTTGTTCATAATTTTGCATTTAGACGTGGTGGTGCAATGTATATTGTTTTCCCAACTAACTTGAATGTTAAATGCAATTGGCTAATGTATTTGGATAGAAATGAAGTGTGTAAAGCAGACGTTCAAACAGCTGTAGATTGTCCAAAGATAGATGGTAATCTGTTATGTGACAAGATAACTCCTGAAGCTGTTGAGGGCCAGCAGTCTTGTAGCTTTATATTCAACCTTAACAGTGCTGCAGCCTCTGGCAATGCAATATTCTATGACGTCCCAACATTGCCAGCAATTCAAAATTCTTCAGATCCAAATTCAATCTTTTACCTTCCAGAATCAACATTTTGTTTCATGTCTCACCAAACAACAGATCTGTCTACTCAGCCATTCAAAGTTAGACTTAAGGAACCTGCGAAGTGTGTTGATATGGATTGTGTAACTTATTACATTACTGATATAATGCTTGGTGAAGAGATTGAAATACCAGCACAAGTTGTGGGTTACAATAACGAATCTGCTGAGTCAACAGTATTTGTCGTAACATGTGAAGAGAACTGTACCACTAGTAATGGCAGTACAAATTATATGATCACTGGAACTAATCCTGTTCTGATAAGTGATAAGTTTGTAGGCATTAAAATAACTGGTATTCAAAATGGTCCTCCACTAAAGTTGCATCTATTTAGTGTATCTTTAGGCTTTGATCTTGTAGTAGAACTAATTCCTTGTCGATCAGGATACACTTACCACGACACAAAAATGCAGTGTGAATGCTATACCACTGATGGTATTGTTTCATGTACACCTGAACCAACTATCAAGAGAGATTACTGGTTTGGTATGGTGGAAAATGCTACCACTGTATCACGATGTCCCTATACATATTGTAACTTTAGACGCAGGGAAGTTAGTCCAGGAAGgtttgtgttaccatcagttcAAGATGACCAGTGTGACTCACACAGAACAGGACCAGCTTGTGGTAGCTGTGATGATGGCTATACTATACCTTTTGATTCTGTTGAATGTATCAATGTTGATGATTGTCATCCTGGGTATACAGTCTTGGTGATTATCGGTGTAATGGTTTACTGGGTGATAGCAATTGTGGCTTTCTTTACATTAATGTGGTGTTTCCAACACATACAGTTTAAGCTTGGGTATCTCTTTGGAATCGTTTACTATTACAGTGTGGTGGATGTTTTGTTGGGACCAATTGTAAGCCATTCTAATGgattacaatcagtgattacGGTGTTTGGTGGTACTGTATTCAAACTATATCCAGGATTTCTTTACAAAGTATGCCTTGTACAGGGAATGGATACAATTGATCAATATGCCATACATTTTATTCACCCATTAGCAATGTTGGGATTTATCTTGGTACTTAGTAAGACTGCTAGATACTCCAAACGATTTACTTTTATAATGGGCAAAGTAGCTGCTCCAATTGTATGTCTTGTTTTAACACTAGCCTACATGCCCATTACCAATACTTCATTACATATGCTGCGATTCATACAATTTACTGATGTGGATGAGACATATGCTTATCTTTCCCCAGTGATGAAATATTTTACTGGCCGTCACTTGGTCTATTTCTTCATAGCCATTGTGTTTGAACTAGTAATAGGAATTGGTTTACCTCTCCTGCTGCTGGTTGAACCACTCATAAATCACAAAATTGCTTTTACAAGGTTACAGCCTCTACTGGATCAatttcaaggatgttacaagGATAACCTTCGCTTGTTAGGTGCTGTTTATTTGATTTGTAGACATGTGATTCTAATCATCTCAATCGTCCATTTCACTAACCCTTATGTTGAAAAGTATCTACTAATGATTGTCTGCATCATTGTGGCTCTAGTACATTATTTGTTGCAACCTTACAAGAGTAATCATCTGTATGAGTTTGATGGAATCATTCTGTATACACTACTGTTGGTTGTACCCTTACAAATGGTTGCATTTAATGGATTTACTACTGATTCTATCACTGGATTGGCATATGGTCTTTACTTTTTTCCACTTGTAGTATCCTTTATATTTTTGTGTCATTATATTTACATGGTAAAGCAGCACACAACTGAACCCGATAACACTCAGCAAGCAAGTAGACAAGCAAGTGCAGAATCATCTCGAAAGATTAGCACTGTCACACAAGTTTCATATGTTAGCACAAATTACAG TGATGATGTGTTTGAAAGAAGTGATAGCACTCGGAGGAGAACTTCTAAGACTGACTATGATGAACCTGACATTCGCTCCATTGAAATGGATCATTTACGAAATACACTGTAG